One window from the genome of Acidobacteriota bacterium encodes:
- a CDS encoding sigma-54-dependent Fis family transcriptional regulator has protein sequence MNQQPSILIAEDEDLMRTILADLFSNAGYRVLTASSGEQALELFAAEAPALTISDITLGQMDGIELLDRIKQLDPDALVIMITAYSSVETAIAALRKGAYDYITKPFINEDILQAARNALRQSELFRENRSLRRELKQKYNFEQIIGRSDALAEIFKLIEKIANVPGSVLIQGESGTGKELIARALHYNSARADGPFVAINCGALPENLLESELFGYVKGAFTGAHTNKIGLLKAADGGTLFLDEIGEMPPALQVKLLRALQEREVLPLGATKPVPFDARLVAATNRNLEEESAAHRFRDDLYYRISVFSLTLPSLRERREDIPLLARHFIAKYSRELGVQTRTLSDTALQALINYDWRGNVRELQNAIERAVALSDERIELAHLPHKIQATSLAIRDLNGQTLTLEELERRYILDTLEREHDDKTRAAELLGIDLSTLYRKLKRYGQ, from the coding sequence ATGAACCAGCAACCTTCCATTCTCATTGCCGAAGACGAAGACCTGATGCGCACCATCCTGGCTGACCTGTTCAGCAACGCCGGCTATCGCGTACTCACGGCCAGCAGCGGCGAACAGGCGCTGGAATTGTTTGCCGCCGAAGCGCCCGCGCTCACCATCAGCGACATCACCCTTGGCCAGATGGATGGCATAGAACTGCTCGACCGCATCAAACAACTCGACCCCGATGCGCTGGTCATCATGATCACGGCTTATTCGTCGGTCGAAACTGCCATCGCCGCCTTGCGCAAGGGCGCTTACGATTACATCACCAAACCCTTCATCAACGAAGACATCCTGCAAGCGGCGCGTAATGCGCTGCGGCAAAGCGAACTGTTCCGCGAGAACCGCTCGCTGCGCCGCGAACTCAAACAGAAATACAACTTTGAGCAAATCATCGGACGTTCGGACGCGCTGGCCGAGATTTTCAAACTGATCGAAAAGATCGCCAACGTCCCTGGCAGCGTGTTGATTCAGGGCGAATCGGGCACCGGCAAAGAGTTGATCGCCCGCGCGCTGCATTACAATTCAGCCCGCGCTGACGGGCCGTTCGTCGCCATCAACTGCGGCGCGCTGCCCGAAAACTTGCTCGAATCCGAACTCTTCGGCTACGTCAAAGGCGCATTCACAGGTGCGCATACGAACAAGATCGGCCTGCTAAAAGCGGCGGATGGCGGGACGCTGTTTTTGGATGAAATCGGCGAGATGCCGCCTGCGTTGCAGGTCAAGCTGCTGCGCGCGCTACAAGAACGCGAAGTGCTACCGCTCGGCGCGACGAAACCCGTGCCCTTCGACGCGCGCCTGGTCGCGGCCACCAATCGCAACCTGGAAGAAGAGAGCGCCGCGCACCGTTTTCGCGACGATCTCTATTACCGCATCAGCGTGTTCAGCCTCACGCTGCCATCCTTGCGCGAACGCCGCGAAGACATCCCACTGCTGGCGCGCCACTTTATCGCCAAGTATTCCCGCGAACTCGGCGTGCAAACGCGTACGCTGAGCGACACAGCCTTGCAGGCGCTCATTAACTACGACTGGCGCGGCAACGTGCGCGAATTGCAAAACGCTATCGAACGCGCCGTGGCACTCAGTGACGAACGCATTGAACTGGCGCACCTGCCGCACAAGATACAAGCCACTTCGTTGGCGATTCGTGATTTGAATGGGCAGACGCTGACGCTGGAGGAATTGGAGCGCCGCTACATCCTCGACACGCTTGAACGCGAACACGATGACAAGACGCGCGCGGCGGAATTACTCGGCATTGACCTTTCGACGCTTTACCGTAAACTCAAACGCTACGGGCAATAA
- a CDS encoding DUF393 domain-containing protein — protein sequence MRQLTVLYDERCNLCCRIREWLLRQPKYVQLDFVAANSAEARARFPQLDHERSLRELHVITSAGEVYRDAKVWLMCLWALREYRLWSLRLATPELMPLARRAIARVSSKRGKLARYVSFLPH from the coding sequence ATGCGCCAACTCACCGTGCTTTATGACGAACGTTGCAATCTATGCTGCCGCATCCGCGAATGGCTGCTGCGGCAACCGAAATATGTGCAACTTGATTTCGTCGCCGCCAATTCCGCGGAAGCGCGCGCCCGCTTTCCGCAATTGGATCACGAGCGCAGCTTGCGCGAATTGCACGTCATCACCAGCGCGGGCGAAGTGTACCGTGATGCCAAAGTCTGGCTGATGTGTTTGTGGGCCTTGCGCGAATATCGCCTCTGGTCATTGCGCCTGGCGACGCCGGAACTGATGCCGCTCGCGCGCCGCGCCATTGCACGTGTGTCGAGCAAACGGGGAAAGCTGGCGCGGTACGTCAGCTTTTTACCGCATTGA
- a CDS encoding ABC transporter ATP-binding protein — translation MIRLTNVSKTVQSGSEQLTILHALDLHIPRGQFVSVVGPSGSGKSTLLGLIAGLDAPTSGEIELNGQNITQMTEDQLAEFRGQYVGFVFQSFHLIPSLTAYENVLVPLEIMGLPGAAKRAQALLDEVGLHERGHHYPSQLSGGEQQRIAIARAFANEPQILLADEPTGNLDTRNGTHIFDLLLNLNRERGTTLLLVTHDHQLADLADRKISLRDGRVVEDVLNQAQSRQLAAEAMR, via the coding sequence ATGATTCGATTAACCAACGTTTCCAAAACTGTCCAAAGCGGCAGCGAGCAACTCACCATCCTGCACGCCCTCGACCTGCACATCCCGCGCGGCCAATTCGTCTCGGTCGTCGGGCCATCGGGCAGCGGCAAATCTACGCTGCTGGGGTTGATCGCCGGGCTTGATGCCCCGACCTCTGGCGAAATCGAACTGAACGGCCAGAACATCACGCAGATGACCGAAGACCAGTTGGCCGAATTTCGCGGCCAATACGTTGGCTTCGTCTTTCAATCGTTCCATCTGATCCCCTCGCTGACGGCGTATGAAAACGTGCTGGTGCCGCTCGAAATCATGGGCCTGCCCGGCGCGGCCAAACGCGCGCAAGCCTTGCTGGACGAAGTCGGCTTGCACGAGCGCGGGCATCATTACCCATCGCAACTTTCGGGCGGCGAACAGCAGCGCATCGCCATCGCGCGCGCCTTCGCCAACGAACCGCAAATCCTGCTGGCCGACGAACCGACCGGCAATCTCGACACGCGCAACGGCACGCACATTTTTGATTTGCTGCTGAATCTGAACCGCGAACGCGGCACGACGCTGTTGCTGGTCACGCACGATCATCAGTTGGCGGATTTGGCGGATCGCAAGATTTCGTTGCGTGATGGCCGGGTTGTCGAAGACGTGTTGAATCAGGCCCAATCCAGGCAGTTGGCTGCGGAGGCCATGCGATGA
- a CDS encoding TIGR01777 family protein, whose translation MQADKRIVIPGGTGFLGRLLAESLTARGYEIVVLTRTPQPSPFPAQQVVWDGTTLGAWAKELEGAAAVINLAGRSVNCRYNATNRRAIYASRLRSTAAIDTAIAQCAQPPRVWLNASSATIYRDARDRAMDESTGDIGTGFSVDVCQQWERAFAEAQTPHTRKVALRTAIVFGDGQGGPFEAFQRLVRFGLGGTLGSGAQYVSWIHSADFARAIVWLLEHEELSGAFNLAAPNPLPNHEFMRAFRQTCHQPIGLPATEWMLELGAFFLRTETELLLKSRRVVPRRLLESGFQFNFTDWPAAVHDLVNHAASEPLLVTR comes from the coding sequence ATGCAAGCTGACAAACGCATCGTCATCCCCGGCGGCACCGGCTTCCTGGGGCGCCTTCTGGCGGAATCCCTAACCGCGCGCGGCTATGAAATCGTCGTGCTGACGCGCACGCCGCAACCAAGCCCTTTCCCCGCGCAGCAAGTCGTATGGGACGGCACAACATTGGGCGCTTGGGCAAAAGAACTGGAAGGCGCCGCCGCCGTCATCAACCTCGCCGGGCGCAGCGTCAATTGCCGCTATAACGCGACGAATCGGCGCGCGATCTATGCTTCGCGCTTGCGTTCGACCGCCGCCATTGACACAGCCATCGCGCAATGCGCCCAGCCACCCCGCGTCTGGCTCAATGCCAGTTCGGCGACCATTTACCGCGACGCCCGCGACCGCGCAATGGATGAAAGCACGGGCGACATCGGCACGGGCTTTTCCGTGGATGTTTGTCAGCAGTGGGAGCGGGCTTTTGCTGAAGCTCAAACACCGCACACGCGCAAAGTCGCGTTGCGCACGGCCATCGTCTTCGGCGACGGACAGGGCGGCCCGTTCGAGGCGTTTCAGCGCTTGGTGCGCTTCGGACTCGGCGGCACCTTAGGCAGCGGCGCGCAATACGTCAGTTGGATTCATAGCGCAGATTTCGCCCGCGCCATCGTCTGGCTGCTCGAACACGAAGAGTTGTCTGGCGCATTCAATCTGGCCGCGCCCAATCCGCTGCCCAATCACGAATTCATGCGCGCGTTTCGCCAAACCTGCCACCAGCCCATCGGCTTGCCCGCAACAGAATGGATGCTGGAACTGGGCGCATTTTTCCTGCGCACCGAAACGGAACTGTTGCTGAAAAGTCGCCGCGTCGTGCCGCGCCGCCTGTTAGAATCCGGTTTCCAATTCAACTTTACCGATTGGCCTGCAGCGGTGCACGACCTCGTCAATCACGCCGCGTCTGAACCACTGCTTGTAACACGATGA
- a CDS encoding HAMP domain-containing protein, giving the protein MLTVTLLLSLFITIALGFYVLVAAPHHPVNRAFAFFNGLMVLWIVKDLAFWGFHEADTNGHWWAASSFVIGLALQYALLIFADVFPENGQVRWRRVGMFALPLLILLPLLFTNLLWDFAGFRAGQFMITLKPAALVFGGYNFFLLLVGFAELARKRRQYRGTLWGQQLGAVMLAKGATSTLTILAVNLLPLLGFYRLLPPSSLFIVVGSLIYAYAISNFKLFSLQTTLDQLRLFPLAYKVALAVTLTGLLGFFLCQVPIALWSFGADVTGWKRFLIFSTIAGLVPTLVLILLIVKIISRPLRELTETALAVTRGDYGAETPVSSNDELGVLAASFNAMSRKMADDIARLKAINQMMVRNEKLATAGALATGVAHEVNNPLAAISSLVQSLLTRAAEEKQRETLRLILSQITRISSVLRDLMDFARPKAPELKPTDLNQVILKSLELARFDKRFKQLTVTTSLAGDLPPLQLDADRMQQVFLNLLLNARDAIDESTSAGCISITTCRRDDNEVCAEIADNGSGIPTENLERIFDPFFSTKPKGQGTGLGLAVSHSIVTAHGGRISVVSQPDGSVFSLAFPTLVPKLEKEPSHAS; this is encoded by the coding sequence ATGCTAACCGTCACGCTGCTGCTATCCCTCTTCATCACCATCGCGCTCGGCTTTTATGTGCTGGTCGCCGCGCCGCATCACCCCGTCAATCGGGCGTTCGCGTTTTTCAATGGATTGATGGTGCTGTGGATCGTCAAAGACCTGGCCTTCTGGGGCTTTCACGAAGCCGACACGAACGGGCACTGGTGGGCGGCGAGCAGCTTCGTCATCGGCTTGGCGCTGCAATATGCGCTGTTGATCTTTGCCGATGTCTTCCCAGAGAACGGACAGGTGCGTTGGCGGCGCGTAGGGATGTTCGCGTTGCCCTTGCTGATTCTCTTGCCGCTGCTGTTCACCAACCTGCTCTGGGATTTCGCGGGCTTTCGCGCCGGGCAATTCATGATCACGTTGAAACCAGCGGCGTTGGTATTTGGCGGCTACAACTTTTTCCTGTTGCTAGTGGGCTTCGCCGAACTCGCGCGCAAGCGCCGCCAATATCGCGGCACCTTGTGGGGCCAGCAACTGGGAGCAGTGATGCTAGCGAAAGGCGCAACTTCCACGCTCACGATCCTGGCGGTGAACCTGCTGCCGCTCTTGGGCTTTTATCGGTTGTTGCCACCTTCATCGTTATTTATCGTCGTAGGTTCTTTGATCTATGCTTATGCGATCTCAAATTTCAAATTGTTTTCGCTGCAAACTACGCTCGATCAACTGCGTCTCTTTCCGCTGGCTTATAAAGTTGCACTAGCGGTAACACTGACGGGCTTGCTCGGTTTCTTTCTATGTCAGGTGCCCATCGCGTTGTGGAGTTTTGGCGCGGATGTCACAGGCTGGAAGCGCTTCCTGATTTTCAGCACCATCGCCGGATTGGTGCCGACACTGGTGCTGATCCTGCTGATCGTCAAAATCATCTCGCGCCCCTTGCGCGAATTGACCGAAACGGCGCTGGCCGTCACGCGCGGCGATTACGGCGCTGAAACGCCCGTAAGTTCCAACGACGAACTTGGTGTGCTGGCGGCCAGTTTCAACGCGATGAGCCGCAAGATGGCCGACGACATCGCCCGACTGAAAGCGATCAACCAAATGATGGTGCGCAACGAAAAGCTGGCGACGGCAGGCGCGCTCGCCACCGGCGTCGCCCACGAAGTCAACAACCCGCTCGCTGCGATCTCCTCGCTGGTGCAATCGCTGCTGACGCGCGCCGCAGAGGAAAAGCAGCGCGAGACGCTGCGCCTGATCCTCTCGCAAATCACCCGCATTTCAAGCGTCTTGCGCGATCTGATGGATTTCGCGCGCCCCAAAGCGCCGGAACTGAAACCGACCGATTTGAATCAGGTGATTTTGAAAAGCCTCGAACTGGCGCGCTTCGACAAGCGCTTCAAACAACTGACGGTCACGACTTCGCTGGCAGGTGATCTGCCACCGTTGCAACTCGACGCCGACCGGATGCAGCAAGTGTTTTTGAATCTGCTGCTCAATGCGCGCGATGCGATTGATGAAAGTACATCCGCCGGATGCATCAGCATTACGACGTGCCGCCGCGATGACAACGAGGTGTGCGCCGAAATTGCTGACAATGGTAGCGGCATTCCGACGGAAAACCTGGAACGCATCTTCGATCCGTTCTTTTCCACCAAACCGAAAGGCCAAGGCACGGGTCTGGGCTTGGCAGTGAGTCACAGCATCGTGACGGCGCACGGCGGGCGTATCAGCGTGGTGTCGCAACCGGATGGCAGCGTCTTTTCCCTCGCCTTCCCCACCCTTGTCCCCAAGCTTGAAAAGGAGCCAAGTCATGCAAGCTGA
- a CDS encoding FtsX-like permease family protein: MSFILNLARREMRSSWQRLIFFFLCIAIGTGSIVALRSLLQNLKASVNKESRALLTADVQVAANAPFDEKSQQILKRFYGLPFVTDHTQMLETATMIRPVKDQTAVPKMVELKAVQAQFPFYGQLALNSGTPYSHDLLKGRGALVRQAVLTSFNLNVGDQILINDQPFTIRGVIEKEPGNTLNAFSFGPRVLIDYADAANVGLLGFGSRARYRVLFKTRDGFAGDLSAQLKLAFQNQPLVSVRSYRYSQDRLSNSLTQVEDFLSLIGLVILVLGGIGISSVTRVFINQKMKTIAILKTLGSNNRRVLAAYLLQVLLLGLFGSLLGLALAKLTLLALPYYFGGPATKLPLDIEFNLTWSAVWQGLGIGLLISLLFSLVPLLEIRRIKPILVLRSGAGLEEGHLSWWRDPMRIIVSALVAAGLLALAGWQAGSLKIGALFLAGLAAMTLVLNLAAWLLMRGLRGLRHLPSFALRQGVNSLYRPGNQTRIILLAVGLGVFFVVAVRLLQVNLLDEFNVDLNNNARADLYLVDIQRDQLGGLGAFIKQATGEAPPLIPTIRSRIAQINGREVNPDRAAVSDNRGLLGREYVLTYRPQLDASETIIAGRFWDSTPGSEAEISIEELLHKELGLNLNDHVTFDILGKQITARVTNIRRVDWRNARTGFLVVFRPGPLDNAPTMYVSALKGPKPGVERAQFQRDLVDRFPNVSVIDVYDIIEVARGIVGNVSLAVTFVGGFVFLSGLLILVGSIAMTKFHRLYESAILKTLGAKRKLIVATLLVEYGVLGLLAGALGSSAAIALTWAVSKYGLEITWRFVPSVNLLGVALALVLVMAVGVVSSWDVLVKKPLGILRSE, translated from the coding sequence ATGAGCTTCATCCTTAATCTCGCCCGCCGTGAAATGCGCTCGTCCTGGCAGCGCCTGATTTTCTTTTTCCTCTGCATCGCCATCGGCACCGGCTCCATTGTGGCGTTGCGTTCGTTGCTGCAAAACCTGAAAGCTTCGGTGAACAAAGAGTCGCGCGCGTTGCTCACCGCCGACGTGCAGGTTGCCGCCAATGCGCCTTTTGATGAAAAGTCGCAACAGATTCTCAAGCGCTTTTACGGCCTGCCGTTTGTCACCGACCACACCCAGATGCTTGAAACCGCGACGATGATTCGCCCGGTCAAGGATCAAACCGCCGTGCCCAAGATGGTCGAGCTAAAAGCCGTGCAAGCACAGTTCCCTTTTTACGGCCAACTGGCGCTCAACAGCGGCACACCGTATTCGCACGACTTGCTCAAAGGACGCGGCGCGCTGGTGCGGCAGGCCGTGCTGACCTCCTTCAACTTGAACGTCGGCGATCAAATTCTGATCAACGATCAACCGTTCACGATTCGCGGCGTCATCGAAAAGGAGCCGGGCAATACGCTCAACGCCTTCAGCTTCGGCCCGCGCGTGTTGATTGATTACGCCGACGCGGCGAATGTCGGGTTGCTGGGTTTCGGCAGCCGCGCGCGTTATCGCGTGCTCTTCAAAACCCGCGACGGTTTCGCCGGCGACCTGAGCGCGCAACTCAAACTTGCCTTTCAAAACCAGCCGCTCGTCAGCGTGCGTTCGTACCGTTACTCGCAAGACCGCCTGAGCAATTCGTTGACGCAGGTCGAAGACTTCTTGAGCTTGATCGGCCTGGTCATCCTGGTGCTGGGCGGCATCGGCATTTCCAGCGTCACGCGCGTCTTCATCAACCAAAAGATGAAAACTATCGCCATCCTCAAAACGCTGGGCAGCAACAACCGGCGCGTGCTGGCGGCCTACTTGCTGCAAGTACTGCTGCTCGGTTTGTTCGGCAGCCTGCTTGGTTTGGCGCTGGCGAAACTGACGCTGCTGGCGTTGCCGTACTACTTTGGCGGCCCAGCGACGAAGCTGCCGCTCGATATTGAATTCAACCTGACGTGGTCGGCGGTCTGGCAAGGGTTGGGCATTGGGTTGTTGATCTCGCTGCTGTTTTCGCTGGTGCCGCTGCTGGAAATTCGCCGGATCAAACCCATCCTCGTTTTGCGCAGCGGCGCGGGGCTGGAAGAAGGCCACCTCAGTTGGTGGCGTGACCCCATGCGCATCATTGTCAGTGCGTTGGTCGCCGCCGGGTTGCTGGCCCTGGCTGGTTGGCAAGCCGGTTCGCTGAAAATCGGCGCGCTCTTTCTGGCCGGACTGGCGGCCATGACACTGGTGTTGAATCTGGCGGCGTGGCTGCTGATGCGCGGGCTGCGCGGCTTGCGCCATCTGCCTTCGTTTGCGTTGCGGCAAGGCGTCAACAGCCTGTATCGCCCCGGCAACCAGACGCGCATCATCCTGCTGGCAGTCGGCCTCGGCGTCTTTTTCGTCGTCGCCGTGCGCCTGTTGCAAGTCAATCTGCTCGACGAATTCAACGTTGACCTCAACAACAACGCGCGCGCCGATTTATATCTGGTGGACATCCAGCGCGACCAACTCGGCGGCCTGGGCGCATTTATCAAGCAAGCCACCGGCGAAGCGCCGCCGCTGATTCCCACCATTCGCTCGCGCATCGCCCAGATCAACGGGCGCGAGGTGAATCCCGACCGTGCTGCCGTCAGCGACAATCGCGGCCTGTTGGGGCGCGAATACGTGCTGACCTATCGCCCGCAACTCGATGCCAGCGAAACCATCATCGCCGGCCGGTTCTGGGATTCAACGCCCGGCAGTGAAGCCGAAATTTCCATCGAAGAGTTGCTGCACAAGGAACTCGGCTTGAACCTGAATGACCATGTGACCTTTGACATTCTGGGCAAACAGATCACCGCTCGCGTCACCAACATACGCCGCGTAGACTGGCGCAACGCCCGCACCGGCTTCCTGGTCGTCTTCCGCCCCGGCCCGCTCGACAACGCGCCGACGATGTATGTCAGCGCGCTCAAAGGCCCCAAACCCGGTGTAGAACGCGCCCAATTCCAACGCGATCTCGTAGACCGTTTCCCCAATGTTTCAGTCATTGATGTATACGACATCATCGAAGTCGCGCGCGGCATCGTCGGCAACGTCTCGCTGGCTGTCACGTTCGTCGGTGGCTTCGTCTTCTTGAGCGGCCTGCTCATCCTGGTCGGCTCGATTGCCATGACCAAATTCCATCGCTTGTATGAATCGGCGATTCTCAAAACGCTGGGAGCCAAGCGCAAGCTGATCGTGGCGACGCTGCTGGTCGAATACGGCGTGCTCGGTTTGCTGGCGGGCGCGCTTGGCTCTTCCGCCGCGATTGCGTTGACTTGGGCGGTCAGCAAGTACGGGTTGGAAATCACGTGGCGCTTTGTGCCGTCGGTCAATTTGCTGGGCGTGGCGCTGGCGCTGGTCTTGGTGATGGCGGTCGGCGTGGTGTCGAGTTGGGACGTGCTGGTGAAAAAGCCGCTGGGGATTTTGCGGTCGGAATGA